A DNA window from Aminivibrio sp. contains the following coding sequences:
- the rbr gene encoding rubrerythrin, giving the protein MPSLRGTKTEENLMKAFAGESQARNRYSYASSAAKKEGYVQISNIFAETAENEKEHAKLFLKFLVNDVNGSMVTIHADYPVGFGDTKENLLAAAEGEHEEWGTLYPEFAKIAEEEGFREVARVFREVAEVEERHEKRYRKLHANLTAGTVFKKDVPVEWKCGNCGYVHTGREAPELCPACAHPKAYFEVFIETY; this is encoded by the coding sequence ATGCCATCACTCAGGGGAACGAAAACAGAAGAGAACCTCATGAAAGCCTTCGCAGGCGAGTCGCAGGCGCGGAACAGGTACAGTTACGCCTCCTCCGCGGCAAAAAAGGAAGGATACGTGCAGATTTCCAACATCTTCGCCGAGACGGCTGAAAACGAGAAAGAGCATGCGAAGCTCTTCCTCAAGTTCCTTGTCAATGACGTCAACGGCAGCATGGTGACCATACACGCCGACTATCCCGTGGGCTTCGGCGACACGAAGGAAAACCTCCTCGCCGCCGCAGAGGGGGAGCACGAGGAGTGGGGGACGCTGTATCCCGAATTTGCGAAAATCGCCGAAGAAGAAGGTTTCAGGGAAGTAGCCCGGGTTTTCCGCGAGGTGGCCGAGGTGGAAGAACGGCATGAGAAACGGTACCGGAAGCTCCATGCCAACCTGACCGCCGGAACGGTGTTCAAAAAGGATGTCCCCGTGGAATGGAAATGCGGCAACTGCGGTTATGTCCACACCGGCAGGGAAGCGCCCGAGCTCTGCCCTGCCTGCGCTCACCCCAAGGCCTACTTCGAGGTGTTCATCGAAACATACTGA
- a CDS encoding TVP38/TMEM64 family protein produces MMPLSASTKKKYLYVAAAVLPAAVAAFFAFSSGDAGLRRLFLKFLDAVEHSGPFGPLVFLALFNGACVFLLPTFYLTIGAGVLFGLRAGFLIATLSVASGASAAFLFARYMVRRRILEAWGSNTSFLALDEAVAEDGWKIVFLSRLSPAFPFNVLNYAFGLTAIPFSVYFAASWAGSIPWTFMYVYFGSLAAEIAGLHPEMAQGSKLQWALSFLGLAATAAAAITASRTAGAALKKRLRLEEEKEEGRRGSASRQ; encoded by the coding sequence ATGATGCCGCTGTCCGCTTCGACGAAGAAAAAATACCTGTACGTGGCCGCTGCTGTCCTTCCGGCAGCCGTCGCCGCGTTTTTCGCCTTTTCCTCCGGCGACGCGGGGCTTCGGCGGCTGTTTTTGAAATTCCTCGACGCGGTGGAGCACTCGGGTCCCTTTGGTCCTCTTGTGTTCCTGGCGCTTTTTAACGGCGCATGCGTCTTCCTGCTGCCTACGTTTTATCTCACCATCGGCGCCGGAGTGCTCTTCGGCCTCCGGGCGGGCTTTCTCATCGCCACCCTGTCGGTGGCCTCCGGAGCGTCGGCGGCCTTCCTCTTCGCGCGATACATGGTCCGCAGGCGCATTCTTGAAGCGTGGGGAAGCAATACGTCTTTTCTCGCCCTGGACGAGGCAGTGGCAGAGGACGGATGGAAGATCGTCTTCCTCAGCAGGCTCTCCCCCGCCTTCCCCTTCAATGTACTGAACTACGCCTTCGGCCTTACGGCGATACCGTTCTCCGTCTATTTCGCGGCTTCCTGGGCGGGGAGCATTCCCTGGACGTTCATGTACGTGTATTTCGGGTCACTGGCCGCCGAAATCGCCGGACTTCACCCGGAAATGGCCCAGGGCTCGAAGCTTCAGTGGGCCCTGTCCTTCCTCGGACTGGCTGCCACCGCTGCGGCCGCCATAACAGCGTCCCGGACCGCGGGCGCGGCCCTGAAAAAGCGCCTCCGCCTCGAGGAAGAGAAGGAAGAGGGCCGTCGCGGTTCCGCTAGCCGGCAATGA
- a CDS encoding DUF6868 family protein: protein MDVSTLRWFFFWCTLLNYLALGGMAAVFIFAGDRIYALHRRWFALDRDVFDVAMYFFLGFYKLFVFVFCLVPWIALLIAG from the coding sequence ATGGACGTGAGTACGCTGCGCTGGTTCTTTTTCTGGTGTACCCTGCTGAATTACCTTGCGCTGGGAGGAATGGCCGCCGTCTTCATTTTTGCCGGGGACAGGATATACGCTCTTCACCGGAGATGGTTTGCCCTGGACAGGGACGTTTTCGACGTGGCCATGTATTTCTTTCTCGGCTTTTACAAGCTGTTCGTGTTTGTCTTCTGCCTCGTGCCCTGGATCGCCCTTCTCATTGCCGGCTAG
- a CDS encoding VOC family protein, with protein sequence MCSLRRGVSHITFLYFRGLAEAAHFFEDILSLELVDDQKAAKIYRLSGNAFIGIVDEKEGHCRVQEKNAVLITLVADNVQEWYDYLVSRGVRMETPVQRPESFPVECFFFKGPGGYEFEIQRFLNKKTAERFS encoded by the coding sequence TTGTGCTCCCTTCGGCGAGGGGTTTCACATATCACCTTTTTGTATTTCCGGGGACTTGCGGAAGCTGCTCATTTTTTTGAGGACATTCTGAGTCTTGAACTGGTAGATGACCAGAAGGCGGCGAAAATTTACCGTCTCTCCGGCAATGCCTTTATCGGAATAGTAGATGAAAAGGAAGGGCACTGCAGGGTCCAGGAGAAAAATGCGGTTCTTATCACGCTTGTAGCTGATAATGTTCAGGAGTGGTACGACTACCTTGTATCCAGGGGAGTCCGGATGGAAACGCCGGTTCAGCGGCCCGAAAGCTTTCCCGTGGAGTGTTTTTTCTTCAAAGGGCCGGGTGGTTATGAATTTGAAATCCAGCGGTTTCTGAATAAAAAAACAGCGGAACGGTTCTCCTGA
- a CDS encoding amidohydrolase family protein, with amino-acid sequence MLDLVIKNALVIDGTGERKPFPADVGVRDGKIALVGTIDQEAAKVTDAAGLALAPGFIDMHSHTDLEYFREKPSDAKIRQGVTTELLGQDGLGPAPVGGENLQIVKDLLAGLDGIIPDEKWSWTTFPEYLGALERRGLNNNAAVLLCHGPVRIAALGMEERAPTSAELRNMKALVRESMEEGAFGLSTGLIYPPCSYGDTEELIELNREVGAKDGIFVVHQRDEGYYLSRSFDEVSRISLESGAHLEISHLQAYGRVNWPLMDEVLEKAERMMEKGGSISWDRYPYLAGCTVLTAVLPNWTFNEGTTALVRNLREPEFRARVHADFRKGLEVWHNRRISVGWENIVVTAVQLEENKWMEGLSCRAIADRLGKDPIDMVMDLLAEEKLAVTMISFYGSDTVLEKVLGHPRGTVGSDGIFGGKPHPRLYGAYPCFFRRFVREKPLFTLEEAVRKVTSFPASILGIPDRGRIEEGCWADLVIFDPEKIADRSTYDIPEAYPEGIPYVFVNGTAVVEEGKTVPCSPGKVLRHRK; translated from the coding sequence ATGCTCGATCTTGTGATCAAAAACGCCCTCGTGATTGACGGAACGGGGGAACGGAAGCCCTTTCCGGCGGACGTGGGAGTACGGGACGGAAAAATTGCCCTGGTGGGAACAATCGACCAGGAAGCCGCGAAGGTGACCGATGCGGCGGGGCTTGCTCTTGCGCCCGGCTTTATCGACATGCACAGCCACACGGATCTCGAGTATTTCAGGGAGAAGCCCTCGGACGCGAAAATACGCCAGGGCGTCACCACGGAACTGCTTGGACAGGACGGTCTTGGGCCGGCTCCCGTCGGCGGGGAGAACCTGCAGATCGTGAAAGATCTCCTGGCGGGTCTTGACGGCATCATTCCGGATGAAAAATGGTCATGGACAACCTTCCCTGAATACCTCGGTGCCCTTGAGCGCAGGGGGCTGAACAACAACGCCGCCGTGCTGCTGTGCCACGGACCTGTGCGGATTGCGGCCCTTGGCATGGAGGAGCGGGCGCCCACCTCTGCGGAGCTCAGGAACATGAAGGCTCTTGTCCGGGAGTCCATGGAGGAGGGAGCCTTTGGCCTTTCCACCGGGCTGATTTATCCTCCCTGCTCCTACGGGGATACGGAGGAGCTTATCGAGCTGAACAGAGAAGTGGGAGCGAAAGACGGCATTTTTGTCGTCCACCAGCGGGACGAGGGGTATTACCTCTCCCGTTCCTTCGACGAGGTTTCCAGGATTTCCCTTGAATCCGGTGCCCATCTAGAAATTTCCCACCTGCAGGCCTACGGCAGGGTGAACTGGCCGCTCATGGACGAAGTCCTTGAAAAGGCGGAGAGGATGATGGAAAAAGGAGGCAGCATTTCGTGGGACAGGTATCCCTACCTTGCCGGGTGCACAGTCCTTACGGCGGTCTTGCCGAACTGGACCTTCAACGAGGGAACGACCGCCCTGGTTCGCAACCTCAGGGAGCCTGAGTTCAGGGCACGGGTGCATGCGGACTTCAGGAAAGGTCTTGAGGTATGGCACAACCGCCGGATTTCCGTGGGGTGGGAGAACATCGTCGTGACGGCGGTCCAGCTCGAGGAGAACAAGTGGATGGAAGGCCTGAGCTGCCGAGCCATAGCTGACCGGCTGGGGAAGGACCCCATCGACATGGTCATGGACCTGCTGGCCGAGGAAAAGCTCGCGGTGACCATGATCAGCTTTTACGGGTCCGACACGGTGCTCGAGAAGGTGCTCGGCCATCCCCGGGGAACAGTGGGAAGCGACGGCATCTTCGGAGGGAAGCCCCATCCCAGACTCTACGGGGCATACCCCTGCTTCTTCCGGCGGTTCGTGCGAGAGAAGCCTCTCTTTACGCTCGAGGAGGCGGTCCGCAAGGTGACGTCCTTCCCCGCCTCGATTCTCGGCATCCCCGACCGGGGAAGGATCGAGGAAGGCTGCTGGGCCGACCTGGTGATCTTCGACCCTGAGAAAATAGCGGACAGGTCCACCTACGACATCCCCGAAGCCTACCCGGAGGGCATTCCCTATGTTTTCGTAAACGGGACGGCCGTGGTGGAAGAGGGGAAAACTGTCCCCTGCTCCCCCGGGAAGGTCCTGAGGCACAGAAAGTGA
- a CDS encoding aspartate/glutamate racemase family protein codes for MKLLIINPNSNDEFTRLIRECAEGAASPGTEITCVSTPGAPPLIDNYIDEIACGPGMVKIMRENEASFDAFIVACTCDVNIDILREMTEKPVAGIGESSMMAAMMLGGKFSVIQMGPRGIPMKERFVRKLGFDSRCASVRSIDPAGPGDMADRVIAAARKAVEEDGAEVLTLGCAGLAGLDERTSRAVGVPVIDGVLYGVRFAEALAAFGGKTSKKGLYGPDA; via the coding sequence GTGAAACTGCTGATCATAAACCCCAATTCGAACGACGAGTTCACGAGGCTCATCAGGGAATGCGCTGAAGGCGCGGCCTCTCCGGGCACCGAAATCACCTGCGTGAGTACGCCCGGGGCGCCCCCGCTGATCGACAACTACATTGACGAAATAGCCTGCGGCCCCGGCATGGTGAAGATCATGAGGGAGAACGAAGCGTCCTTCGACGCCTTCATAGTGGCCTGCACCTGCGACGTGAACATCGACATCCTCCGGGAGATGACGGAAAAGCCGGTGGCGGGCATCGGGGAATCCTCCATGATGGCGGCCATGATGCTCGGCGGGAAGTTCTCGGTCATCCAGATGGGGCCGAGAGGAATTCCCATGAAGGAGCGGTTTGTCAGGAAGCTCGGCTTCGATTCCCGGTGTGCTTCGGTCCGTTCCATCGATCCTGCAGGTCCCGGGGACATGGCGGACAGGGTTATCGCCGCCGCCCGGAAAGCGGTGGAAGAGGACGGCGCCGAAGTTCTCACCCTGGGATGCGCCGGGCTTGCCGGGCTGGATGAACGAACTTCCCGGGCCGTCGGAGTCCCGGTGATCGACGGCGTGCTGTACGGTGTCAGGTTCGCTGAAGCGCTGGCCGCCTTCGGAGGGAAGACGAGCAAGAAGGGACTATACGGCCCTGACGCATAG
- the allB gene encoding allantoinase AllB → MSVFDLVIVNGTVVNSQGAFEGKVAVSDGKIVALLAGDVPVEAKEVIDARGLMVLPGLVDAHVHCGHGTPEREDFACVSRAAAAGGTTLIVDMPLSEPITVTAEALESKMASAGKQSVVDYALYSGIIPGHLEDIESTFLAGAQAYKVFTCRCSNYPMTYDGALLKGMRTVGRLGGMVCAHAENDTLIQELVDDLQAAGRNDARAFLDSHPEYTELEAVNRFIFLAGLAPECRAHICHLSIADGVKAVREARGRGMNNLSIETCPQYLALDEDDLVEGGAFTKCDPPVRTRETVEELWKYVLDGTVDMIASDHSPHSFEKKTPAGGNFWTVSEGCTGVQTLLPVVLTEGRKRGLSWKRLVELCCTRPAELFGLSGRKGNIAPGLDADFALVDPEAEWVLKDEDLFYRNRWSPYTGKTFRGKVVKTVVRGGTVFEGGKICAEEGYGTFYPMDMKGRNGQP, encoded by the coding sequence ATGTCGGTGTTTGACCTGGTGATCGTGAACGGTACCGTAGTGAATTCACAGGGAGCATTTGAGGGAAAAGTTGCTGTAAGCGACGGGAAAATCGTCGCGCTGCTCGCAGGTGATGTCCCCGTTGAAGCGAAGGAAGTCATCGATGCCCGGGGCCTGATGGTCCTGCCCGGGCTCGTGGATGCTCACGTGCACTGCGGCCACGGAACTCCGGAACGGGAGGATTTCGCCTGCGTGAGCAGGGCGGCGGCGGCGGGCGGGACAACGCTCATAGTGGACATGCCCCTTTCTGAGCCCATCACCGTGACGGCGGAGGCCCTGGAGAGCAAGATGGCCTCCGCCGGAAAGCAGTCCGTGGTGGATTACGCTCTCTACAGCGGAATCATCCCCGGTCACCTGGAGGACATCGAGTCCACCTTCTTGGCAGGGGCCCAGGCGTACAAGGTTTTCACCTGCCGGTGCTCGAACTATCCCATGACCTATGATGGCGCCCTGCTCAAGGGGATGAGAACGGTGGGACGGCTCGGAGGAATGGTCTGTGCCCACGCTGAGAACGACACCCTTATCCAGGAGCTGGTAGACGACCTTCAGGCTGCCGGCAGAAACGACGCAAGGGCATTCCTCGACTCCCATCCGGAATATACCGAACTGGAGGCGGTCAACAGGTTCATATTCCTCGCGGGACTCGCTCCCGAATGCAGGGCCCACATCTGCCACCTCAGCATCGCCGACGGGGTAAAGGCTGTCCGTGAGGCCAGAGGCAGGGGGATGAACAATCTCTCCATTGAGACGTGCCCCCAGTACCTCGCGCTCGACGAGGATGACCTGGTCGAAGGGGGGGCCTTCACGAAATGCGACCCTCCCGTTAGAACCAGGGAGACGGTAGAAGAACTCTGGAAATACGTGCTGGACGGCACGGTGGACATGATCGCCTCGGACCATTCTCCTCATTCCTTCGAGAAAAAGACGCCGGCAGGAGGAAATTTCTGGACGGTATCCGAGGGGTGCACGGGAGTCCAGACGCTCCTTCCCGTAGTGCTGACGGAGGGGAGGAAGCGGGGACTCTCGTGGAAGAGGCTCGTGGAGTTGTGCTGCACCCGCCCTGCGGAGCTTTTCGGTCTTTCCGGCCGGAAAGGGAACATCGCGCCGGGCCTGGACGCGGATTTCGCTCTTGTGGATCCCGAGGCCGAATGGGTGCTGAAGGATGAGGATCTTTTCTACCGCAACCGATGGAGTCCCTACACGGGGAAGACCTTCAGAGGAAAAGTGGTGAAGACCGTTGTAAGGGGCGGAACGGTCTTCGAAGGCGGGAAAATCTGCGCTGAAGAGGGATACGGCACCTTCTACCCCATGGACATGAAAGGGAGGAATGGGCAGCCGTGA
- a CDS encoding TRAP transporter large permease subunit: MACLGCPFSFAVYPSSTVAAAAAAGCLITLIVGWFQGAIKKFSDLREPLRESANTTAMLFIINVGALFFSRFFALTDIPTELAMLVQGWDVPRWVILFGILVVYFLLGMIMVEIGIYALTLPIFMPIIISLGYDPIWFGVVVLKLSEIAAITPPVGLNVYMAKAVAGKNVSLEEIFRGIWPFCLCDIIVLIVLILFPQLSLWLPDLLMGN; this comes from the coding sequence ATGGCCTGCTTGGGGTGTCCCTTCAGCTTCGCGGTATATCCGTCTTCCACGGTGGCGGCCGCGGCGGCTGCAGGGTGCCTGATAACTCTTATCGTGGGGTGGTTCCAGGGAGCCATTAAAAAATTCAGCGATCTTCGTGAACCGCTCCGGGAATCGGCCAATACGACGGCAATGCTCTTCATCATCAATGTGGGGGCTCTTTTCTTTTCCCGGTTTTTCGCGCTGACGGACATCCCGACGGAACTGGCGATGCTTGTCCAGGGATGGGACGTTCCGAGATGGGTCATTCTCTTCGGCATCCTTGTCGTCTATTTCCTCCTCGGCATGATCATGGTGGAGATAGGAATCTATGCCCTTACCCTCCCGATTTTCATGCCCATCATTATCTCCCTGGGGTATGACCCGATCTGGTTCGGTGTCGTCGTCCTGAAATTGAGCGAAATCGCGGCGATAACGCCTCCGGTGGGACTGAACGTGTACATGGCCAAGGCCGTCGCCGGGAAAAATGTTTCCCTCGAGGAGATTTTCAGGGGCATTTGGCCCTTCTGCCTTTGTGACATAATAGTCCTTATTGTGCTTATTCTCTTCCCCCAGCTGTCCCTCTGGCTTCCTGACCTTCTCATGGGAAACTAG
- a CDS encoding tripartite tricarboxylate transporter permease, with product MAPWNHPTIRVIRHPAAAAAATVEDGYTAKLKGHPKQAMLTALYSSVTGDLISTLLLVFVAVPMAKVALHFGPVEFFALYVFALMMISLLVVGEMKKGIAAAAIGLFIGTIGMDPMMGSVRLTFGISSLRGGIPLIPLLVGVFAVSELMIQFGKECASRSAKKMAEDAQKAEAFGVYDPAKDRMSLKIYRSTFKATLIGSGMGTFIGALPGAGSSLAAFMSYGLARKMSRNPDEFGKGTLEGVAAPEAGNSATAGSSLIPLFAFGIPGSATAALFGAALIMQGINPGPMMIEENKVIIYTLFVIIIYATFINLVLSYGLIPMYAKLAQVKACYLVPTVFALALLGTFASRNSLFDVWVLLAAGVLGIYLRKNAFPLGPLVLGFIVGPGAEKALRQALLMGRGEWMFLLKSPIALGFYALCIISLLLIHFSVKKKLVEED from the coding sequence ATGGCTCCCTGGAACCACCCCACGATAAGAGTTATCAGGCACCCTGCAGCCGCCGCGGCCGCCACCGTGGAAGACGGATATACCGCGAAGCTGAAGGGACACCCCAAGCAGGCCATGCTGACAGCCCTGTATTCCTCGGTCACCGGAGACCTGATCAGCACGCTCCTGCTCGTCTTCGTGGCCGTGCCGATGGCGAAAGTGGCGCTGCACTTCGGCCCAGTGGAATTTTTCGCGCTGTATGTTTTCGCTCTTATGATGATCTCTCTCCTCGTGGTGGGCGAAATGAAGAAAGGCATCGCCGCTGCAGCAATCGGCCTTTTTATCGGAACCATAGGCATGGACCCGATGATGGGTTCCGTCAGGCTTACCTTCGGCATTTCCAGCCTGCGGGGAGGCATTCCCCTGATCCCCCTTCTGGTGGGCGTATTTGCTGTTTCGGAGCTCATGATCCAGTTCGGCAAGGAATGCGCGTCCCGTTCGGCGAAAAAAATGGCAGAAGACGCCCAAAAAGCGGAAGCCTTTGGAGTCTACGATCCCGCCAAGGACAGGATGAGCCTGAAGATCTACCGGTCCACCTTCAAAGCCACCCTCATCGGGTCGGGAATGGGGACCTTCATTGGAGCCCTTCCCGGGGCGGGTTCATCCCTCGCGGCCTTCATGAGCTACGGCCTGGCCCGGAAAATGTCCCGGAATCCCGATGAGTTCGGCAAGGGAACCCTCGAAGGAGTCGCCGCGCCGGAAGCGGGAAACAGCGCCACGGCGGGATCATCCCTCATTCCCCTTTTCGCCTTCGGCATTCCCGGCAGCGCCACGGCGGCCCTCTTCGGAGCGGCGCTCATCATGCAGGGCATCAACCCCGGCCCCATGATGATCGAGGAAAACAAGGTCATCATCTACACCCTGTTCGTTATCATCATCTACGCCACGTTCATCAACCTGGTCCTCTCCTACGGTCTCATACCCATGTACGCCAAACTGGCCCAGGTCAAGGCGTGCTACCTCGTCCCCACAGTCTTCGCCCTGGCCCTGCTCGGAACCTTCGCCTCCAGGAACTCACTCTTCGACGTCTGGGTCCTGCTGGCCGCAGGAGTGCTGGGGATTTACCTGAGAAAGAACGCCTTTCCCCTCGGGCCGCTCGTCCTGGGCTTCATCGTCGGCCCGGGAGCGGAAAAAGCGCTGCGCCAGGCTCTTCTCATGGGCCGGGGAGAATGGATGTTCCTGTTGAAAAGCCCCATAGCTCTCGGATTCTATGCCCTGTGCATCATTTCCCTGCTGCTCATTCATTTTTCCGTGAAGAAAAAACTCGTGGAGGAGGACTGA